The sequence ACCAACCAACAAACTTGAAATTCTTAGTAATTGTACTGACGCGGGCAGGGCTGATGAACAACCCAGCCATTGTGCTTGACTTGCCGAGAGTAGCAATCCCTGGTAAGATTTTGGCGACGAAGGCTATTTCTGTTCAGAGACTGTCTTTCACTATGTTCTTTTATCCACTGGGAAGGGCGAAAGCTCTTGGGTTGTTCCAGAAAAGTTGTATGAGCAGCAAGAGCTGCAACATAGCAATGAATGTGCTGCCCTATTTCATTTTGAGCTCCCACTTCTGTGCCAGTGAGTCTTATAAGCAGCTTTTCCTGGCCCTGGGACTAGTTGGGTTATGAAATTCGTCAGTCCCACAGTTGGCTTCACTGAGACCAGGGCAGGAGTTATGCACAGCATAAACAGACATGCTGGGATGTTCGATGAGAAGATCTTCCATAGGACTAGTTTCTACCTTGATAGTGGTTAATCCACCTGCAGTAAAACATGGGGGAGGGGTGATAAACCAGCTCTCCTCCATTGGACAGGACTCAAACTGAAGGAAGCAGGAATCGCTTGTATCAGCCAAGCACTCAAGAGATGCAGGTAAACAGGAAAAGACTGATGGGTGCTCTGTGGGCGACTCTTCACCGATGTCGTCATCATCGTCTTCCTCTACTGAAAAACCAGTACACGTGTCTATGAAGTCAACAAGAATCCATTCATCATCTTCTTTCTCACTAAATTCTGGTTCTTGATTGGAAGTAGTATTCACTTCACCCACAAACATTTTATTCAGCCTCTGGAACATTGTAAAGGCAAGATTGAGACTTGGGCTGGATGTCTTGATAGCTGAGATTTCAGAACTCTGTCTTCTGTAGTGCAATAGCACCAGCAGGAAACTAAAGTGCACACGGTGCGTATTCAACTTAGGTGAGTAGCAACACGAGTTATTATCCGTGGGTCCGACTTGCAAACCCGACTGTGCAGCGCAAAAGCGGACGGCTCCTTCCGAGGGGGAAGCACGCACACAGGCTTGGGGCTGCTGAGGTAGCTGCGGCTGGGCGGGCTGCGCCCTCGCTCAGGCTCCCCGGACGGCGGGCGCGGGGTCAACTCCAGCCCTCCTGTTGCTGCGCCgctactctccctcatttttgaaggacagttttgctggatatagaattccttgttggcagtttttctctttcagtttgttaaacatatcataccactgccctcttgcctccatgttttctgtggagaaatctgtacatagtcttatcgcgcttcccttgtatgtgatggattgcttttctcttggtactttcagaattctctctttgtctttgtcattggacaa is a genomic window of Choloepus didactylus isolate mChoDid1 chromosome X, mChoDid1.pri, whole genome shotgun sequence containing:
- the LOC119523535 gene encoding tumor protein p53-inducible nuclear protein 1-like, whose amino-acid sequence is MFQRLNKMFVGEVNTTSNQEPEFSEKEDDEWILVDFIDTCTGFSVEEDDDDDIGEESPTEHPSVFSCLPASLECLADTSDSCFLQFESCPMEESWFITPPPCFTAGGLTTIKVETSPMEDLLIEHPSMSVYAVHNSCPGLSEANCGTDEFHNPTSPRVGAQNEIGQHIHCYVAALAAHTTFLEQPKSFRPSQWIKEHSERQSLNRNSLRRQNLTRDCYSRQVKHNGWVVHQPCPRQYNY